The following coding sequences are from one Schizosaccharomyces osmophilus chromosome 1, complete sequence window:
- a CDS encoding TENA/THI family protein, domain found in context with a broad range of enzyme, producing MDKYTLAFLKKAGLENDVVIASTETPFIQNLASGEATEDSFCKWLYEDRLYVQATSLFLAKVIEAFQKETSPSVSEALNLALKAYQVVRPEIDHFNEKCKEKDIPLPELPSVSISWEQNILENDPHQYASLSSPACYEYILFVTKSMFEIPNATPTDYYLAFYMNELIYHRSWKFVYESSLFQKSSMRDMEFISWWANDDFAKFVETLACTAKEAAISETTVFILKEICRFEQQFFNSALS from the coding sequence ATGGATAAGTATacacttgcttttttaaagaaagccGGATTAGAGAATGATGTTGTCATTGCATCGACAGAGACTCCATTCATTCAAAATCTCGCATCTGGTGAGGCCACTGAAGATTCGTTTTGCAAATGGCTCTATGAAGATCGTTTGTACGTCCAGGCTACCTCTCTATTTTTAGCAAAAGTCATTGAAGCTTTCCAGAAGGAGACTTCTCCTAGTGTTTCCGAAGCATTAAATCTTGCCTTAAAAGCATATCAAGTTGTTCGGCCAGAGATTGACCattttaatgaaaagtgcaaagaaaaggacATACCCCTTCCAGAGTTGCCTTCCGTTTCAATTAGTTGGGAGCAAAACATACTGGAAAACGACCCCCATCAGTATGCTTCTCTTTCCTCCCCTGCTTGTTACGAATATATTTTGTTCGTTACAAAGTCCATGTTTGAAATACCAAATGCTACACCTACCGATTATTACTTGGCATTTTACATGAACGAGCTTATTTACCATCGATCTTGgaagtttgtttacgaatCTTCgctcttccaaaaaagctCTATGCGAGACATGGAGTTTATTTCTTGGTGGGCAAACGATGACTTTGCGAAATTTGTTGAAACCCTTGCTTGCACAGCTAAAGAAGCTGCCATTAGTGAAACGactgttttcattttaaaaGAGATTTGTCGTTTCGAGcagcaattttttaatagtGCTCTGTCCTAA
- the clu1 gene encoding clustered mitochondria-like protein Clu1: MGEKDNHQLDNGNVPLKQTDSAIDLDTEVNIDIRFPDRTPTLSFALPLSSTVHDVRQIVLEFLLAPTNTCFHFAHGNERIQPFTELHEILHVQSHQKLKTLVLDVVLDPYTERTSRFHFFTLLDFLDRSNKNHKSDNFGIRTGFCAFPELDDPTDSYQTEAVESSNSKFSILNKDFWPDHPNPFESSYDKLLSPMLSSKSFPQHTCFRSFSLSAWNPVPPEYAMQGHLLYLSVTTLEGQLYHITSHVTGYFVNNSTNTRFDPTSQKDLYSHSLIALLCQLSPLFKENLEALLDKYRQQDQIAFAKISGSIPQAPWITMPTRNRPDLTKTQEAQLNPYIENQGNLRDWNEEIQSAREMAHESIQDRVLRERLLVKTMQDFTEVSVQGAIDIVNGNIPPLNPLEPEDSRMYVHNNIFFSFGRDSVGIFKKLGGDAAAYYAVGKDATTIRLLNQLDAVDLSSLGTCIVDYAGHRIVAQTIIPGIFRQLELGNSQLIYGSVEGERNFRCDPSLEPDLLKLSNILHIKKHGFKDQDGSVIPLYTSLDTKGLLGSDGRKYLMDLYSLFPPDLGFLNRLEQKGSNQYSDYPHRLVQFRPELIQSFWETTLNEEQEEKEASSEDKHINEPLKNTVLNQNGNEVPEASQIPLKIKDNASQENCLFNPNVRHPSYKYPEHEEDEYKHDISLLKKVSTFLTTNVIPHFIDSICNDSSFLPIDGIALSRALHRNGINIRYLGDMLNLIFDEYPQNTATIHLFTSEIFARSAKHIIRAYLSKTPRCLRSYVISHIFNCLLAADEDDLSSPFLPEESVLKLYPEVCQMLVSMSPKLAWELLVKESQSRFGYEVPLRFVKEANHLSLIRLVCLKSGIQLACNDYFNKEDITEADNQASGSKNKKNKKKKKEKKAKQDDCSNLTNSFHKFLPKDILNLVPVVKSTVPYSSLAQESLDASKVCLLKENKDLCYDLLNESLSLHEQIYGVFHPEVARAYCQLAMICHQLGKKEESCSLGRKALIVCERILGFDSSETILAYLNLALYEFSHNRISCALVYSQYALRLWHLVFGTDHPNMITSYTNIGLMLRSMKLISESKICIEWALNLCRRFQDKSSTTAAVNLQYAQALALTKDLRQASQEAREAYKIYEKNLGSEHQATKEAEQWLSQLIAKAVKQEKVTLQ, from the exons ATGGGAGAAAAGG ATAACCACCAACTAGATAATGGCAATGTCCCTTTGAAACAAACAGATTCTGCTATTGATCTGGATACTGAAGTGAATATAGATATTAGATTTCCTGATCGTACACCAACCCTGTCTTTTGCTTTGCCGCTTTCCAGCACAGTACACGATGTTCGACAAATAGTCTTGGAGTTTTTGCTGGCTCCAACAAACACTTGCTTTCATTTTGCTCATGGAAACGAAAGAATACAGCCTTTTACTGAACTTCATGAGATTTTACATGTACAATCGCACCAGAAACTGAAAACGCTTGTCCTAGATGTTGTATTGGACCCATACACAGAAAGAACATCTAGGTTTCATTTCTTCACTCTCTTAGATTTTTTGGACAGAAGCAATAAAAACCACAAAAGCGataattttggaattcgTACAGGATTTTGTGCATTTCCTGAATTGGACGATCCTACTGATTCCTACCAAACGGAAGCTGTTGAGTCATCCAATTCAAAGTTTTCCATCCTCAACAAAGATTTTTGGCCCGATCATCCTAACCCCTTTGAATCTTCTTATGACAAACTATTATCTCCTATGTTATCATCGAAATCATTTCCTCAGCATACCTGCTTTCggtctttttctctttctgCTTGGAATCCAGTTCCACCCGAATACGCCATGCAAGGGCACCTCTTGTACTTGAGTGTAACAACCTTAGAAGGACAGCTTTACCATATCACTTCTCATGTTACGGGCTATTTTGTCAACAATTCCACAAACACGCGCTTTGATCCCACCTCTCAAAAAGATCTATACAGCCATTCTCTCATTGCACTACTTTGTCAGTTATCTCCTctctttaaagaaaatcttGAAGCCCTTTTGGATAAATATAGACAGCAAGATCAGATTGCATTTGCTAAAATTAGCGGTTCGATTCCTCAAGCTCCTTGGATTACAATGCCCACCCGAAATAGACCCGACTTGACGAAAACTCAGGAAGCCCAACTTAATCCATACATTGAAAATCAAGGAAACTTGCGTGATTGGAACGAAGAGATTCAATCCGCTCGAGAAATGGCTCACGAAAGTATCCAAGACCGCGTCTTACGTGAGCGATTACTAGTGAAAACGATGCAGGATTTTACTGAAGTTTCTGTTCAAGGAGCTATTGATATTGTAAATGGAAATATCCCCCCTCTTAACCCTTTGGAGCCCGAAGATTCTCGTATGTATGTGCATAAcaatatatttttttctttcgggCGTGATAGCGTTGgtatattcaaaaaacttgGTGGGGATGCTGCTGCTTATTACGCTGTCGGAAAAGATGCTACCACCATTCGTTTATTAAATCAATTGGATGCAGTAGACCTTTCTTCGCTTGGAACATGCATTGTGGATTATGCTGGACACAGAATAGTTGCTCAAACAATTATTCCAGGTATATTTAGACAGTTGGAATTAGGAAATTCCCAGTTGATCTATGGAAGTGTTGAAGGCGAGAGAAATTTTCGTTGTGATCCATCATTGGAACCCGACTTATTAAAACTTTCTAACATCTTacatataaaaaaacatgGTTTTAAAGACCAAGATGGCAGTGTCATCCCCTTATATACTAGCCTAGATACCAAAGGGTTGTTGGGTTCTGATGGAAGGAAATATTTGATGGATCTCTATAGCTTATTTCCACCTGACCTTGGATTCTTGAATCGCCTTGAACAAAAGGGGTCTAATCAATATTCTGATTACCCACATCGACTAGTGCAATTTCGTCCCGAATTAATACAGTCATTTTGGGAAACCACTTTAAATGAAgagcaagaagaaaaggaagccTCTTCCGAAGATAAACATATCAACGAACCGCTTAAAAATACAGTTTTAAATCAAAATGGTAACGAAGTACCAGAAGCTTCTCAAATCCCATTAAAGATAAAGGATAATGCCTCGCAAGAAAACTGTCTTTTCAATCCTAATGTTCGTCATCCTTCTTATAAATATCCGGAACACGAAGAAGACGAATATAAACATGACATTTCGCTTCTCAAGAAAGTTTCTACTTTTCTTACTACGAACGTGATACCCCATTTTATTGATTCTATATGCAATGATTCGTCTTTTCTGCCAATTGATGGTATTGCCCTCTCCAGAGCATTACACCGTAACGGAATTAACATAAGATACCTTGGGGATATGctaaatttaatttttgatgaatatCCACAAAATACTGCCACGATACATCTTTTTACCAGTGAAATTTTTGCAAGATCTGCAAAGCATATAATTCGAGCTTACCTATCCAAAACTCCACGTTGTTTAAGAAGCTATGTCATATCTCATATCTTTAATTGTTTGCTTGCTGCAGATGAAGACGATCTGTCATCTCCTTTTTTGCCTGAAGAATCCGTTTTAAAATTGTATCCTGAGGTTTGCCAAATGCTTGTATCAATGTCGCCAAAACTGGCATGGGAGTTGTTAGTGAAGGAGTCTCAATCAAGATTTGGTTATGAAGTACCCCTTAGATTTGTTAAGGAAGCCAATCACTTATCCTTAATTCGCCTCGTTTGCCTGAAGTCTGGTATTCAACTGGCATGCAACGAttattttaataaagaagatATTACTGAAGCCGATAATCAGGCTTCTggatcaaaaaataaaaaaaacaaaaaaaagaagaaggaaaagaaggctAAGCAAGATGATTGTTCAAATTTGACTAACTCATTTCACAAATTTTTGCCTAAAGACATTCTTAATCTAGTACCGGTTGTGAAAAGTACTGTCCCTTATAGCTCATTGGCACAAGAATCGTTGGATGCTTCCAAGGTCTGCTTGCTTAAAGAGAACAAAGACTTGTGTTATGATCTATTGAATGAATCACTTTCTTTACATGAACAAATTTATGGTGTATTTCATCCTGAGGTTGCTCGTGCTTATTGTCAGTTAGCCATGATATGCCATCAGTTaggcaaaaaagaagaatcttgTTCATTAGGAAGGAAAGCTTTAATTGTCTGTGAACGAATCCTTGGCTTTGACTCCTCGGAAACTATTTTAGCATACCTAAACTTAGCCTTGTATGAGTTTTCTCATAATCGGATATCCTGTGCTTTAGTTTATAGTCAGTATGCATTACGACTGTGGCATTTGGTATTTGGAACTGATCATCCTAATATGATAACCTCATATACCAATATTGGTTTAATGTTACGCTCGATGAAATTAATATCCGAAAGTAAAATTTGCATTGAGTGGGCCCTGAACCTATGCCGGAGATTCCAGGACAAGTCAAGTACCACTGCTGCAGTCAATCTTCAATATGCTCAAGCCTTAGCATTGACAAAGGACCTTCGTCAAGCATCCCAAGAAGCTCGTGAAGCTTACAAAATTTATGAGAAAAACTTGGGTTCTGAACATCAGGCCACCAAAGAAGCCGAACAGTGGTTATCCCAGCTTATAGCTAAAGCCGTAAAGCAGGAAAAAGTTACTCTTCAATAG
- the prt1 gene encoding DNA-binding transcription factor has product MKSMSPEGDSPQTNEIKNKRRINRACDLCRKRKIRCDGKQPACSNCLNHSVSCVYTARPKRRTGQKQMYIKSLVSRLEQMESTIRSVVPNYSPQNETFSNLYGDADEADKSLKEDSYSDESTSGDMASLNEKMGTLITTPVGGQKYIGASSNLSILQHATRVASGIASDKALENLLLAKSSSLADQPEDIYEAIRAELPSPEVAQAYVNAYFKTFNRELPVFTREGFEKRFSTPDWYKDQDDSVDITKYALYITVLSLGCIASGEDEWYLKRAKALYMNVLDVHLKVTQKMSFDTLLVCFLSSIFFSAICQPNSAWLSLGVVIRVAQTLGLHRNSSMWSINKEDAEEKARLFWLIYCMDRVFSFTSGKPLAFQDEDIDQIIPFYSIYHFSCVETQENDEFRRFNFLECFVKLMQIHGRILRQLYSVAGMKSTTNELKEKIKTLDFELHEWLSAIPKGIRPYDPSLFKFRACHLMACGYYSALILVHRHSLTKNLQLSCAHRGLNNTADSQALCIESARAVTNLFLTSLHGQEFSLKVLMNHAFTATLILFIGILKRPLASSCRHDINCLITVRRCFLACASRWARHFEPNILLNGLDSMISTAELAIQKANQMAKSLSTPFDVQTGATQSKIPLFTHSESVQTQPSFTPASSQAEGKTGDDIFHENNPFFNNEYLNSLNISISEMQQNKANSLEGNIPNDEFSGNDLVTGVTPILDQTMSMYPFNDELHLNFADANVYNPNIFEDMGMEF; this is encoded by the coding sequence ATGAAATCGATGTCTCCTGAAGGCGATAGTCCACAAACTaacgaaatcaaaaataaaaggagAATAAATCGTGCATGCGACTTATGCcgcaaacgaaaaattcGCTGCGATGGAAAGCAGCCTGCTTGCAGCAACTGTCTTAACCATAGTGTCTCTTGTGTATACACTGCAAGAcccaaaagaagaacaggtcaaaaacaaatgtaCATAAAGTCTTTGGTTTCTAGACTAGAGCAAATGGAATCGACCATACGATCGGTTGTGCCAAATTACTCTCCCCAAAACGagactttttcaaatctATACGGTGATGCTGATGAAGCTGAtaaaagtttgaaagaagattcTTATTCTGATGAGTCTACATCTGGTGATATGGCTTCTCTCAATGAGAAAATGGGGACGCTAATAACGACTCCCGTTGGCGGCCAAAAGTATATCGGGGCGTCTTCAAACTTGTCCATTCTTCAACATGCTACTAGGGTCGCTTCAGGAATTGCTTCCGATAAAGCTCTTGAAAACTTGTTGCTTGCAAAATCCAGTAGTCTTGCCGATCAACCAGAAGATATTTATGAAGCGATTCGTGCAGAATTACCATCACCTGAAGTAGCTCAAGCTTATGTTAATGCatatttcaaaacattTAATAGGGAATTACCAGTTTTTACTAGagaaggatttgaaaagagaTTCAGCACTCCCGATTGGTACAAAGACCAAGATGATTCTGTGGACATTACCAAATATGCTTTATATATCACTGTTCTCTCTCTTGGTTGTATCGCCAGTGGTGAAGACGAGTGGTACCTTAAGCGTGCTAAAGCTCTTTATATGAATGTTTTGGACGTGCACCTAAAAGTTACCCAAAAAATGAGTTTTGATACGTTATTagtatgttttctttcttcaatatttttttctgcGATTTGTCAACCTAACTCTGCATGGCTAAGCTTGGGTGTGGTTATTAGAGTTGCCCAAACTCTAGGCCTTCATCGTAACAGCTCAATGTGGTCCATTAATAAAGAGGATGCTGAAGAGAAGGCTCGCCTCTTTTGGCTGATTTATTGTATGGATCGcgttttctcttttacaTCAGGAAAACCGTTGGCATTTCAGGATGAAGATATCGATCAAATTATACCATTTTACTCGATTTACCACTTTTCTTGTGTAGAAACCCAAGAAAACGATGAATTCAGAAGATTTAATTTTCTCGAGTGTTTTGTTAAATTGATGCAAATTCATGGACGTATTCTTCGTCAGTTATACTCAGTGGCTGGCATGAAATCGACCACAAATgagttgaaagaaaaaattaagaCTCTAGATTTTGAATTACATGAATGGTTGTCAGCAATTCCGAAAGGTATCCGCCCATACGAtccttctttatttaaGTTTCGAGCATGCCATTTGATGGCTTGCGGTTATTATTCGGCTCTTATTCTCGTACATCGACATTCCCTAACAAAGAACCTTCAGTTAAGCTGTGCCCATAGAGGATTAAATAATACTGCGGACTCTCAAGCTCTTTGTATTGAGAGTGCTCGTGCAGTCACCAACTTATTTTTAACATCACTCCACGGACAAGAATTTTCTCTTAAGGTCCTTATGAATCATGCTTTCACTGCAACTCTTATTTTGTTCATAGGGATTTTGAAGCGTCCCCTGGCTTCTTCTTGCAGACATGATATCAACTGTTTAATTACCGTTAGACGATGCTTTTTAGCCTGTGCTAGCAGATGGGCTCGTCATTTTGAGCCtaatattcttttgaatggATTGGATAGTATGATCTCTACCGCGGAACTTGCCATCCAGAAGGCTAATCAGATGGCTAAGTCTTTGTCGACTCCATTTGATGTTCAGACAGGTGCCACCCAATCAAAAATACCACTATTTACTCACAGTGAATCGGTTCAAACACAACCTTCATTTACCCCAGCATCAAGTCAAGCTGAAGGTAAAACAGGAGATGATATatttcatgaaaacaacccttttttcaataatgaatatttaaattctttgaaTATCAGCATCTCAGAAATGCAGCAAAACAAGGCCAATTCGCTCGAGGGAAATATTCCTAACGACGAGTTTTCTGGCAACGATTTAGTTACCGGAGTAACTCCTATTTTAGACCAAACTATGTCGATGTATCCGTTTAACGATGAGTTACACTTAAATTTTGCGGACGCTAATGTTTACAATCCGAACATATTTGAAGATATGGGTATGGAATTTTAA
- the mod5 gene encoding Tea1 anchoring protein Mod5: protein MSVLATDSSIPSFWRPNFQENIQESRPKTTTALPLNELSDVDEAPDVIHDDGLVMKTEIFPNVSDVPITNEESNSPLKVYNNIRRPFTSSGPTPGSVPLHSFTSSNKEIIDLNSPSLHQKKKFSFFPSNQKDRESASPDSLSAVPAINVNPNYRAFDVGTETRRRYLELSQVQNRQRYANKVKSASPALLDTSTLDSRLNFTMERLERSIAQLSKNTMRAVSHLENPPRDIPIPKINSKHAAWPLQQSTASPADSSKSRPYSVPAPSPSQSEEYEAMKSAATYSPARTLNKRNPRESPMPPLPSNPTSPSSEKQENQLMDSGMHTPNTYEASSHPADNTSAASSDALSRSVNSFQPLPNNSDLFFKLHLSSVDDDLDSSHQKEASASNVYNPSSRTESTNSPAPYASENPRFSKGSPFRTNPKSNANPSPQEDVSIVSDYNDSLRQRSTHPQTREKGGVASDSELRNFAAPEPAPVPQTAPINQQTPKATTHVPKKKKKSKLEKLCCVIA, encoded by the exons ATGTCTGTTTTAGCTACGGATTCTTCGATCCCTTCCTTTTGGAGACCAAACTTTCAAGAA AATATCCAAGAATCAAgaccaaaaacaacaacTGCTCTTCCACTCAATGAGCTTTCGGATGTCGACGAGGCTCCTGATGTTATCCACGATGATGGCCTTGTGATGAAAACAGAGATTTTTCCAAACGTTTCTGATGTACCCATCACGAATGAGGAAAGTAATTCTCCTTTAAAGGTCTATAATAACATAAGGAGACCTTTTACTTCGTCGGGCCCGACCCCAGGTTCGGTTCCTCTACattcttttacttcttcaaaCAAGGAAATCATCGATTTGAACTCTCCTTCATTgcaccaaaaaaagaagttttcatttttcccAAGCAATCAAAAGGATCGTGAATCTGCCTCGCCTGACAGTTTGTCTGCAGTCCCTGCCATAAATGTAAATCCCAATTACCGAGCATTTGATGTTGGTACTGAAACAAGAAGACGCTATTTAGAGCTTTCCCAGGTTCAAAACCGTCAGCGGTATGCCAACAAAGTAAAGAGTGCTTCTCCAGCACTGTTAGATACATCTACTCTAGATTCGAGACTGAATTTCACCATGGAAAGGTTGGAACGATCTATTGCTCAGCTCTCAAAGAATACAATGCGCGCTGTTTCACACTTGGAAAATCCTCCTAGAGATATTCCCATACCAAAGATTAACAGCAAACATGCTGCTTGGCCTTTGCAACAATCAACTGCTTCGCCGGCCGATTCATCAAAATCCAGACCTTATTCTGTTCCAGCACCTTCTCCATCCCAATCTGAAGAATATGAAGCCATGAAATCTGCAGCTACATACTCGCCTGCTCGAACCCTCAATAAACGGAACCCTCGAGAGTCACCTATGCCACCGTTGCCTTCAAACCCTACTTCTCCGTCTTCAGAGAAACAAGAGAATCAACTAATGGATTCGGGTATGCATACTCCAAACACCTATGAGGCCAGCTCTCATCCTGCCGACAATACTAGCGCCGCGTCATCCGACGCTCTTTCACGTTCTGTCAATTCCTTCCAACCTCTGCCAAATAATagtgatttatttttcaaacttcACTTAAGCAGCGTTGATGATGATTTAGACAGTAGTcatcaaaaagaagcttctgCGTCAAATGTCTACAATCCTTCTTCGCGTACCGAATCCACCAACTCACCTGCTCCTTACGCAAGTGAGAATCCCCGGTTTTCAAAAGGTTCCCCATTCCGTACTAACCCAAAATCGAACGCGAATCCTTCACCCCAGGAAGATGTTTCTATTGTTTCCGACTACAATGATTCGCTCCGTCAAAGATCCACACACCCTCAAACACGAGAAAAGGGTGGGGTTGCTTCAGATTCTGAGCTTCGAAATTTTGCAGCTCCTGAGCCAGCACCAGTTCCTCAAACAGCACCGATTAACCAACAAACTCCAAAGGCGACTACCCATGTCccgaaaaagaaaaagaaatcaaaattagaaaaactCTGCTGTGTTATTGCATAA
- the bag102 gene encoding BAG family molecular chaperone regulator Bag102, with amino-acid sequence MNSYLLGFHSLEKRYWVSFIVVSVTVLLGIVIRKKTQKTEETIVVKYQDERLRFVFRQPRLSKVSYLNLLQRVCKAFGVVPEKVYLEFDGKELQDVSLAQQYIRDGSVLHLKPHPLSPASQQIEAYKADLQKNVLPLVQQFCSSPPSDAQAVQDEHVRLTETLLGRMIRLDAIDVQDEPDTRLKRKETVRWTQGFFQELDITKSNSLKGLK; translated from the coding sequence ATGAATTCGTACCTTTTAGGTTTCcattctttggaaaaacgTTATTGGGTTTCTTTCATTGTGGTTTCTGTCACGGTTCTACTAGGCATAGTCATTCGGAAGAAGACCCAAAAGACTGAAGAAACTATCGTCGTCAAGTACCAAGATGAGCGGCTAAGGTTTGTTTTTCGACAACCAAGACTCTCCAAGGTTTCTTACTtaaatcttcttcagcGGGTTTGCAAAGCCTTTGGGGTTGTTCCTGAAAAGGTATATTTGGAGTTTGATGGAAAAGAGCTTCAAGATGTCTCTCTTGCCCAACAATATATAAGAGATGGATCTGTATTACATTTAAAGCCACATCCTCTTAGTCCTGCCTCACAGCAAATTGAAGCGTATAAAGCAGACCTGCAAAAGAACGTTCTTCCCCTTGTGCAGCAATTTTGCTCCTCTCCTCCCTCTGATGCGCAAGCGGTTCAAGACGAACATGTTCGTCTTACAGAGACTTTGCTTGGCAGAATGATTCGCCTTGATGCTATTGATGTTCAGGACGAGCCTGATACACGTTTAAAGCGAAAAGAAACTGTCCGATGGACACAAGGGTTTTTCCAGGAACTAGATATAACGAAATCTAACTCTCTAAAAGGGTTGAAATAA
- the ksh1 gene encoding Golgi kish family protein Ksh1: MTAIFNFQSLLSVLLLTVCTCTYIHRQFPALFDKRKEGVTTVFWKCARIGERASPYISLFCVFMALRLMLGSS, from the exons ATG ACCGCCATAttcaattttcaaagtttgtTGTCGGTGCTCTTGTTGACTGTCTGTACTTGTACCTACATTCACAGACAATTTCCCGCTTTATttgataaaagaaaagaagg TGTAACTACCgtattttggaaatgcGCGAGAATCGGTGAGCGTGCTAGTCCC tatatttctcttttctgtGTTTTCATGGCCCTACGATTAATGCTTGGTTCCAGTTAA
- the gyp1 gene encoding Rab GAP Gyp1, whose translation MESQSRKSSTLRTLSGIWNGTLGSSSDSIAGVDRKHNTRPKHVRSSSTKIYPIKTEMNGSSPQGSTLSSPVVSPSSRSITETKSSPPLHAPIARSSTSLEGGIGKRVSSKFAKYLSQTDDAWGLSNVITPKSLCKSARSSTPTSSGRSVFPRGGQDPTYSRTMPSFSRASSCQSTPRSVEVEIAEANAHISRIKKFIRILDAPVVDLNALRTLAWNGIPAQLRPIVWKYLLGYLPCNASRRDSTLQRKRDEYLSAKDANFRTGSDLSVLDQSIWRQIVLDVPRTNPFIPLYQNPVTQRILERILYVWASRHPASGYVQGISDLVTPFFQVFLFEYTDDNEPMTYDVSLFDEPTLNNIEADSYWCLSKLLDGIQDNYIHAQPGIHRQINNLRELTLRIDEPLVAHLQAEGVDFMQFSFRWMNCLLMRELSITNIIRMWDTYLAEGTQGFSEFHLYVCAAFLVKWSIGLQQMEFQDILMFLQSIPTDSWTVSDIEVLLSEAFLWKSLYSGAGAHLRR comes from the coding sequence ATGGAATCTCAATCAAGAAAATCGTCTACTTTGCGGACGCTTTCTGGAATTTGGAATGGGACTCTTGGCTCGTCTTCTGATTCCATTGCTGGTGTTGACCGAAAGCACAACACACGTCCTAAGCATGTAAGGAGTTCGTCTACAAAAATATATCCGATTAAGACTGAAATGAACGGAAGCTCTCCTCAAGGAAGTACTTTGTCTAGCCCAGTTGTCTCGCCCTCCTCACGGTCAATTACAGAGACGAAGTCAAGTCCTCCTCTTCACGCACCAATAGCTAGATCTAGTACTTCTTTAGAAGGCGGTATTGGAAAACGAGTTTCATCCAAGTTTGCCAAATATCTTTCACAAACAGATGATGCTTGGGGTTTGTCTAACGTGATTACTCCGAAATCACTTTGTAAGTCTGCCAGATCGTCTACACCTACGTCTTCTGGTCGGAGCGTTTTTCCAAGAGGAGGACAAGACCCTACCTATTCGAGGACGATGCCTTCATTTAGCAGAGCTTCCTCCTGTCAATCTACTCCACGTTCGGTCGAAGTGGAAATTGCAGAAGCAAACGCACATATTTCTCGTATAAAGAAGTTTATACGAATTTTAGATGCCCCTGTGGTTGATTTAAATGCTTTGAGAACTTTGGCATGGAATGGTATACCCGCCCAGTTACGACCTATCGTTTGGAAGTACTTGTTAGGATACCTGCCGTGTAATGCCTCTCGTCGCGATTCAACAttacaaaggaaaagagaTGAGTATTTAAGTGCAAAGGACGCCAATTTTCGCACTGGGTCGGATCTGTCTGTTCTTGATCAGAGTATTTGGCGTCAAATCGTCCTTGATGTTCCTCGTACAAACCCTTTTATACCCCTTTATCAAAATCCCGTGACCCAAAGAATCCTTGAACGCATACTTTATGTTTGGGCTTCACGGCACCCTGCAAGCGGTTACGTTCAAGGTATAAGTGATCTTGTAACTCCATTTTTCCAAGTCTTCCTTTTCGAATATACTGATGATAACGAACCTATGACTTATGacgtttctctttttgatGAACCTACACTCAACAATATAGAAGCCGATTCTTACTGGTGCCTCTCCAAATTATTAGATGGAATCCAAGACAATTATATTCATGCTCAACCAGGAATCCATCGACAAATCAATAACCTTCGCGAACTAACATTACGAATAGATGAGCCTCTTGTTGCGCATCTCCAGGCAGAGGGTGTGGACTTTATGCAATTCAGTTTTCGTTGGATGAATTGTCTTTTGATGCGTGAGTTAAGCATTACAAACATTATTCGTATGTGGGACACATATTTGGCCGAAGGAACACAAGGATTCTCGGAATTTCATTTGTATGTTTGCGCCGCCTTTTTGGTTAAATGGTCCATAGGGTTACAACAGATGGAATTCCAAGACATATTAATGTTTTTACAGTCAATCCCTACTGACAGCTGGACTGTCAGTGATATCGAAGTTTTACTTTCTGAAGCATTTCTTTGGAAGTCGCTATATAGTGGAGCGGGTGCCCACTTGAGACGATAA